The following nucleotide sequence is from Methylotenera sp. G11.
GTTCCTGATATACGATGTGGAACTGCACAACGCCAAAATCAACACTTTAGGCAACCGTGCTGAAGATACGTTTTTAATTTCAGCCAGAAACAGCCAGAAACTGGATGCCCAGCACATTAAATCCCTTTGCCAGGCAATGCTTAAAAACATTTAGCCCAGCTTGTAGTGCTTACGTAGCGCCTGTTTAATATTCCAGGTGCAAGCCATGCCTGCCGGGAATGTCACCAGGTCGCCAGCTGCAAAACTTACCGGCTCACCGCCATTGGGTGTGACGGTCACCTCACCTTCCAGAATGTAAGCGATTTCCTGCGTGCCGAAACTCCATGGAAACTGTGACACTTCTTTAGACCAGGTTGGCCAGCGTGAAACACCCAAAGCAAGCAGTTTTTCCTGGTTGGGTTTCTCTACGATAATTTTGCTCATTTTGAACTCCGATCATAAATCAAGCGCAATAAAAAAAGCCCCGGTTACCCGAGGCTTTCATTCTAAGCATTATCAGCACTTAATGCATCAAGTTGCCATTAAGAATGTTTGTAGTGTTTTTTCAACTGCTTGGTCACTTCCCAGTTTGATTTCAAACCTTTAGGGAACACAACGAAATCACCTGCTTTGATCACAACGGTTTCGCCACCTTGTGGAGTCACGCGGATCTCGCCTTCCAGCACGTAAGCGCTTTCTGTCATGCTGAAGTCCAGCGGAAATTTAGAAGGCGCACAATCCCAAATAGACCAGCTGGATACACCTAATTCCTTCAATTTTTCTTGTGACGGGTTATGGTCAATAATGATTTGGCTCATTGTTTCATCCTTAAAATTTAATGGCTGCAAAAACAAATGCCGCTCATAAAAGCGGCATCTATAAATCTGGCGGAAGAGGTGAGATTCGAACTCACGGTGGGCGTGAACCCACGACAGTTTTCAAGACTGTAGCATTAAACCGCTCTGCCACTCTTCCGTGTCTGTTTCGCTACCTGCGTAACGAAGGCAGCATTATAACAACAAATTAATCATCTTGGAAATCCTGATTTGGAAAAAAAACATCAGAAAAACCAAAATCTTTTAAATTACTGATTCGCATCGGGTACAGGATGCCATCAAGGTGGTCACATTCATGCTGCACCACGCGTGCATGAAAGTCACTGACTATCCGGTCTATCTTATTTCCGAACTGATCCAGCCCTGCATAATGCAATTTCTGGTAGCGCGGCACTATACCCCTCATTCCGGGAACTGACAAGCACCCTTCCCAGCCATCTTCCATCGTAGTGCCAATCGGGGTCAGTATCGGATTGATCAAAACGGTAAACGGCACAGCATCGGCATCAGGGTAACGCGGATTAACGGTGTTATCCGTTTCTCCCTGACCGAATATGACGACACGCTGACTGATGCCGATCTGCGGCGCAGCAATCCCTGCGCCGTTCATGTGCTTCATGGTATCTTGCATATCCTGGATCAGAGCATGCAGCTCAGCAGTATCAAACCTTTCAATTGGCCTGGCTTTTAAAAGCAGGCAAGGGTCGCCCATGCGTAAAACTTCTCTGATGGCCATATACAAACCTTGATTAAATGATTTTCCTTGCGCTACTTGGTATCAACCGGACAGTAGTGCTGCGTCATCAGCTGGCCGATAATGTTGCGCACGCGTACCAGGGTCTGGTTCAGGTTCAACACCACATCTTCATAATTGATAGCATGCAGGCTGTCGCCACGCCCTGCCGCATAATTGGCTACCGGGCATATCGCGGCATAGCTGATTCCCAGTTCACGCGCCAGTGCGGCTTCCGGCATGCCGGTCATTCCAACCATTGTTGCACCGTCACGCTCCAGGCGGTCGATTTCGGCAGCGGTTTCCAGCCTGGGCCCCTGGGTTGCTGCATAAACGCCGTAGTTGATGACTTCTTCATCAATTTCAGAGGCGGCCTGCGCTATCTTTGCGCGCAGCTTATTGCAATATGGTTCGGTAAAGTCGATATGCTTTACCGGGTTGCTGATGCCGTCATAGTAAGTGTTCTGCCTGCCATGCGTGTAGTCTATGATCTGGTGAGGCAAGGCAATCATGCCTGATGACAGTTCCTGATGTATGCCGCCGACTGTGGCAACGGCAGCAATCTCGGTCACGCCCTGTAAATGCAGCGCATAGATATTGGCGCGGTAATTGACTTCATGAGGCGGGATAGTATGACCGCTGCCATGGCGCGCAAGGAAAATGACCTCGCCGCCGCATATTTCACCGAAAATCAAAGGCTGAGAAGGCTCGCCGTAAGGTGTGCGTACAATGACACGTTTGTTAACCCGCAAATCTTCCAGTTCAGTTAAACCGGTACCGCCAATAATCGCCAGCATAATCACTTTCCAAAATATGTTTTTATTTCATTTTAACAAAGCTTGGCCGGATTCCTGAATAAATATTACATGTGGGTTTTAGTAGTCGCTGCCTGAATTTAAGCTGCAAAAACCCTTGTTGTTTATGGCATACTCTCGCCATGACGACAAATCATTCCGAAGCCCTACCTGAAGCAGCCCGCATTACGCGCCAAAGCCTGGATCATGCTGCCGGCCACTACGAGAATTTCCCGGTTGCTTCCGTTATTTTACCCAAGCATTTGCGTGCGCCGATTGCCCTGATATACAGTTTTGCACGGCAGGCTGATGATTTTGCGGATGAAGGTGATTTTACTGTTGAGCAGCGGTTAAGCGCATTGAACGGGTTTCGTGACGAGCTGGATCTGCTGCAGGCCTACATCAAGCCGCAAACCGCTTTTTTTGTGGCCTTGGGCGCAATGATCCGATCAAGAAAACTGCCATTCATACCCTTCTATGATCTGCTGGATGCATTCAGCCAGGATGTTTCTAAAATACGCTATCAGAACTATGAAGAAGTGCTGGACTACTGTTCACGTTCAGCCAATCCGATCGGCAGGCTGCTGCTACATCTTTATGGGGCAGCCACACCAAACAACATTGAATTGTCTGATAACATCTGCTCCGCATTGCAAATCATCAATTTTCTGCAGGATATCGCCATAGATTTCAAAAAGAACGACGGCAAGCAGCGTATTTACATGTGCCAGGATGAACTGTCCAGGTTCTATATTACAGAGCAGCAGATTGCGGCATATGTAAACGCATCTGTGCCTGTAGATAGCCGCTGGCAGCAATTTATGCGATTCAATCTGCAGCGTGTACATGCCCTGCTCATCGCCGGCAAGCCCCTGGGGCGGATACTGAAGGGCCGCATTGGTTTTGAAATGCGCATGATCATTGCCGGCGGCGAAAGGATCATCACTAAAATAAGCCGGGTCAATGGCGATGTTTTTAATCACAGGCCAACGCTGAACGGCCTGGATTGGCTGCTGATATTGACTAAAGCGCTATTGAAGATTTAACACCAACATAAAAATACTCAAGTACAGATTAATATGACGCCCAAGCAATATTGCCAACAGAAAGCTGCTGCCAGCGGCTCCAGTTTCTATTACAGCTTTATGTTTTTACCCAAGAAAAAACGTGAAGCCATCATCGCGCTCTACGCATTCTGCCGTGAGGTTGACGATGTTGTAGATGAATGCACAGAGCTGAAAGTCGCACAAGTGAAGCTTGCCTGGTGGAAAGAGGAAATACAGAACCTCTATAAAGGTAAGCCCATACACCCGGTGACTAAGGCCTTGCAGCCTTTTATTCACGAATTTAGCCTGAGTGAAGAACATTTCCTTGAAATTATCGACGGCATGGAAATGGATCTCAATTTCAACCGTTATGAAGACTTTAAACAATTACAGCTTTATTGTTATCGGGTAGCCAGTGTGGTCGGGATTCTATCGGCGCAGATATTCGGGTTCAACAACCGGAAAACACTTAAGTTTGCGCATGACCTCGGGCTTGCATTTCAGCTGACCAACATTATCAGGGACGTTGGTGAAGATGCCCGCAGGAACCGCATTTATATTCCGCTGGATGAGCTTGCCAGGTTTGGTGTAAGCGAAGAAGATATCCTGCGTAGCCGTGAATCCGGCGCGGTAAGACAGCTGCTGGAGTTTCAGGTTGAACGTGCCGAAAGCCATTACGACCGTGCATTGAATGAACTTCCGGAAGAAGACAGGAAAAACCAGCGCGTAGGTTTGATCATGGCCGCTATCTACCGCACCCTGCTGCGTGAAATTAAAGCGGATGGTGCCGAAAAAGTATTAAATTTCCGCACCTCATTAGGGTCGCTGCGCAAACTATCGCTGGCATTTAATACCTGGCTAAGAAACCTATAATAATTACAAGGTAAATCAACAATGCATAAATCCCATGTGGCTATTATAGGGGGTGGTTGTGCCGGCTTAAGCGCTGCAGCCACGCTGGTTGATCGCGGTTATGCGGTGACTGTGTTCGAGGCTGGCTCGCAGCTTGGCGGCCGGGCACGTACTGTCGCCGTTGAAGAAAGCAACGGCCTGCTGCACCTGCTGGACAACGGACAGCACATATTATTGGGAGCCTATCAGGAAACCCTGGCTTTGCTGAAAAAGGCGGGGGTCAGCAGGAAAAAAGCATTTTTGCGCGTTCCACTGCAAATCAATATGCAGTCAAACACCGCAAAATCCGTATTTTCACTCAAATCCTTTAATGTACTGCCAGCGCCGCTCAACCTGTTATTCGGGCTTTTATTCTGCAAGGGTA
It contains:
- a CDS encoding cupin domain-containing protein produces the protein MSQIIIDHNPSQEKLKELGVSSWSIWDCAPSKFPLDFSMTESAYVLEGEIRVTPQGGETVVIKAGDFVVFPKGLKSNWEVTKQLKKHYKHS
- a CDS encoding S-methyl-5'-thioinosine phosphorylase; translated protein: MLAIIGGTGLTELEDLRVNKRVIVRTPYGEPSQPLIFGEICGGEVIFLARHGSGHTIPPHEVNYRANIYALHLQGVTEIAAVATVGGIHQELSSGMIALPHQIIDYTHGRQNTYYDGISNPVKHIDFTEPYCNKLRAKIAQAASEIDEEVINYGVYAATQGPRLETAAEIDRLERDGATMVGMTGMPEAALARELGISYAAICPVANYAAGRGDSLHAINYEDVVLNLNQTLVRVRNIIGQLMTQHYCPVDTK
- the def gene encoding peptide deformylase, producing MAIREVLRMGDPCLLLKARPIERFDTAELHALIQDMQDTMKHMNGAGIAAPQIGISQRVVIFGQGETDNTVNPRYPDADAVPFTVLINPILTPIGTTMEDGWEGCLSVPGMRGIVPRYQKLHYAGLDQFGNKIDRIVSDFHARVVQHECDHLDGILYPMRISNLKDFGFSDVFFPNQDFQDD
- the hpnC gene encoding squalene synthase HpnC; this encodes MTTNHSEALPEAARITRQSLDHAAGHYENFPVASVILPKHLRAPIALIYSFARQADDFADEGDFTVEQRLSALNGFRDELDLLQAYIKPQTAFFVALGAMIRSRKLPFIPFYDLLDAFSQDVSKIRYQNYEEVLDYCSRSANPIGRLLLHLYGAATPNNIELSDNICSALQIINFLQDIAIDFKKNDGKQRIYMCQDELSRFYITEQQIAAYVNASVPVDSRWQQFMRFNLQRVHALLIAGKPLGRILKGRIGFEMRMIIAGGERIITKISRVNGDVFNHRPTLNGLDWLLILTKALLKI
- a CDS encoding cupin domain-containing protein encodes the protein MSKIIVEKPNQEKLLALGVSRWPTWSKEVSQFPWSFGTQEIAYILEGEVTVTPNGGEPVSFAAGDLVTFPAGMACTWNIKQALRKHYKLG
- the hpnD gene encoding presqualene diphosphate synthase HpnD, coding for MTPKQYCQQKAAASGSSFYYSFMFLPKKKREAIIALYAFCREVDDVVDECTELKVAQVKLAWWKEEIQNLYKGKPIHPVTKALQPFIHEFSLSEEHFLEIIDGMEMDLNFNRYEDFKQLQLYCYRVASVVGILSAQIFGFNNRKTLKFAHDLGLAFQLTNIIRDVGEDARRNRIYIPLDELARFGVSEEDILRSRESGAVRQLLEFQVERAESHYDRALNELPEEDRKNQRVGLIMAAIYRTLLREIKADGAEKVLNFRTSLGSLRKLSLAFNTWLRNL